In the genome of Methylococcus sp. EFPC2, the window TGACCATCATCGGCTGGAATCGCAACCTGGCGTTCTTCGTCAATACCTACAACTACGCCGCCCTCGTTCTGCCGGTGGTGATCGTTGCCCCGCTGTTCATGCGCGGAGAAGTGGAATTCGGCGTCGTCACCCAATCGGCCGGGGCGTTCGCCCAGGTCTTGGCCGCCGTGTCGCTGATTATCACGCAGTTCGGGCGCTTGAGCGCCTACGTCGCGGTAGTCCAGCGCCTGGGCATGTTGTGGGACGAGCTGGATGAATTCGATGCGGAGGAAGCTCGGGTAGCACTCAATGGAAGCCAGGAGGTGGACGATGAAAGCCGCAGGGTGAATCTGGAAAAGGTGATCGTGCGCACGCCGGACGGATCGAAAACGCTGGTGAATGATCTGACCTTCGAGCTGCGCCGCAATCAGAGTCTATTGATCATGGGCGCCAGCGGCACCGGCAAGAGCTCCGTCCTGCGCACCATCGCCGGGCTGTGGCCCATCGGCTCCGGCGCGCTCGAACGTCCGCCGCTGCGGGAGATCATGTTCCTCCCCCAGCGTCCGTACATGATCGATGGCAACCTGCGCGATCAGTTGCGCTATCCGTATCCCGATGAGGATGTAAGCGACGAGCAAATTCTCGAGGTTGCGGGCAAGGTCAATCTGGCGGATGTGTTGGACCGCGTGGACAGCGATCTGGATCGCGTGATGGACTGGATCAACGTGCTTTCGATAGGCGAACAACAGCGCGTGGCCTTCGCGCGGCTCTTTTTGCGCAAACCCAGGTTTGCATTTCTGGACGAGGCTACCAGCGCGCTCGACGAAGACAATCAGGCCCGCTTGTATCAGCTACTCAAGGAATCCCATATCGGCTTCATCAGCGTCGGACACCGCACCACCCTGATCGAATATCACGACCGCGTGTTGAAGCTCGACCGCTCGGGCAGTTGGGAAATAGCAGAGCGCACACAGCCCCAACAAATCAAACCGGCCGCCGCCGAGGTCGACAATTCCGCAGCCGGGCCCTTGTTCGAAAAATTGTTCGGGCGTGCTCGGCCCTAGCCCAGAGTACGCCGGTAGATTTCTTCGCAAGCCCGATAACACTCGCACGAAGCGGCCTCCAGACCGGTGCGGTCGAGTATGGTGATGTCCCCGCGGCGGTAGCGGATGAGCTTTTGCTGTTGCAGGGAGTTC includes:
- a CDS encoding ABC transporter ATP-binding protein/permease — protein: MAPSSPQDHSAANKASFRKTCRQLWIISKAFFKSERRHRAFRFFFALLALALCVGGAQVVMSYVARDFMTAIARKDVPAYWFSLWRYLGTLALAVPLGVYYRWTEERLAVLWREWTAQHLIRRYFYNRAYYRLRGLASIDNPDQRISEDVRNFTLDSLAFLLILLNATVTVVVFIGVLWAISLTLVGVLLVYAVAGTGLSILIGRRLVGLSYRQYQKEADFRYSLVRVRDNAESIAFYRGEKRERRDLVSRLGAAVLNMLTIIGWNRNLAFFVNTYNYAALVLPVVIVAPLFMRGEVEFGVVTQSAGAFAQVLAAVSLIITQFGRLSAYVAVVQRLGMLWDELDEFDAEEARVALNGSQEVDDESRRVNLEKVIVRTPDGSKTLVNDLTFELRRNQSLLIMGASGTGKSSVLRTIAGLWPIGSGALERPPLREIMFLPQRPYMIDGNLRDQLRYPYPDEDVSDEQILEVAGKVNLADVLDRVDSDLDRVMDWINVLSIGEQQRVAFARLFLRKPRFAFLDEATSALDEDNQARLYQLLKESHIGFISVGHRTTLIEYHDRVLKLDRSGSWEIAERTQPQQIKPAAAEVDNSAAGPLFEKLFGRARP